From the genome of Aeromonas hydrophila subsp. hydrophila ATCC 7966:
CAGTTCCGGGTGCACAGGGTGGTGGCATGGAAATGATCATCATGCTGGCCGTATTCGGCCTCATCTTCTACTTCATGATCTATCGCCCCCAGGCCAAGCGCGCCAAAGATCACCGCAACCTGATGAGTTCCCTCTCCAAGGGTGACGAAGTCCTCACTTCCGGTGGCCTGGTCGGCAAGATCGCCAAAGTATCCGCCGACAGCGAATACCTCGTGCTGGCCCTGAACGATCAGACCCAGGTCACCATCAAACGTGACTTCGTCTCTGCCGTTCTGCCCAAGGGTTCTATCCAGTCCCTCTAATCTCCCGAGGAGCACAGCGTGTTAAATCGCTATCCGCTGTGGAAATACCTGATGGTGGTCGTGGTGATCGCCATCGGTTTTCTATATGCAGCCCCCAATCTTTACGGCGAAGACCCGGCCTTGCAGATCTCTGCCAGCCGGGGGGCCGAAGTCAAGCTGGACACCCTTGACCTGGTGAAAGAGACGCTCGATGCGGCTCAGATCCCGGTCAAGCATGCGGCGTTCGAGCACGGCTTCATCCTGGTTCGTTTCAAAAATACCGAAGAGCAGCTCAAGGCGCGCGACATCGTCGCCAACAAGCTGGGCGACAACTTCATTACCGCTCTCAACCTGGCCCCTTCCACGCCTGCCTGGCTCGAAGCCATCGGCGCCAACCCGCTCAAGCTGGGTCTGGACCTGCGCGGCGGTGTGCACTTCCTGATGGAAGTGGACATGGCCGAGGCGCTGACGAAGCAGCAAGAGCAGATGGTGCAGGATTTCCGCTCCGAGCTGCGTACCCAGAAGATCCGTTATTCCGGTGTGCGCCGGGCCGGTGATCAGGTACAGGTGCTGTTCCGTGACGAGGCCGATCAGGCCAAGGCCATCTCTCACCTGCGTCGTCAGAACCCGGATCTCACCTTCACCACCGAGCAGAAGGGGGACGAGTTCGTCCTGCTGGCCGGTCTGAGTGAAGCCAAGATCAAGGAAGTTAAGAAGTACGCCCTCGAGCAGAACATCACCATCATCCGCAACCGGGTGAACGAGCTGGGCGTGGCCGAGCCGCTGGTACAACAGCAGGGTGCCGAGCGCATCGTGGTGGAACTGCCCGGCATTCAGGACACCGCCCGTGCCAAGGAGATCCTCGGCGCGACCGCGACCCTGGAATTCCACATGGTCGATGAGACCGCCGACATCCAGGCTGCGGCCGATGGTCGGGTGCCGCCGAGCTCCAAGGTCTACAACGATCGCAACGGACGTCCGGTTGTGCTGCAAAAGCGCATCATCCTGACCGGTGACCACATCGTGGGTGCCCAGTCCGGTTTCGATGAATACAGCCGTCCCCAGGTCAACATCAAGCTTGATGGCCAGGGTGGCAACAAGATGGCCAACTTTACCAAGGACAACGTTGGTAAGGGCATGGCGACCGTGTTCATCGAATACAAACCGGTCGGTCAGCCGGGTCCGGATGGCAAGCGCAAGTTCCGCAAGCAGGAGGAGGTGATCAACGTCGCCACCATCCAGTCGCGCCTTGGCAGCCAGTTCCGCATCACCGGCATCGACAACGCCAACGAAGCCCACAACCTGGCGCTGCTGCTGCGTGCC
Proteins encoded in this window:
- the yajC gene encoding preprotein translocase subunit YajC, whose translation is MSIISKAYAEGAVPGAQGGGMEMIIMLAVFGLIFYFMIYRPQAKRAKDHRNLMSSLSKGDEVLTSGGLVGKIAKVSADSEYLVLALNDQTQVTIKRDFVSAVLPKGSIQSL
- the secD gene encoding protein translocase subunit SecD codes for the protein MLNRYPLWKYLMVVVVIAIGFLYAAPNLYGEDPALQISASRGAEVKLDTLDLVKETLDAAQIPVKHAAFEHGFILVRFKNTEEQLKARDIVANKLGDNFITALNLAPSTPAWLEAIGANPLKLGLDLRGGVHFLMEVDMAEALTKQQEQMVQDFRSELRTQKIRYSGVRRAGDQVQVLFRDEADQAKAISHLRRQNPDLTFTTEQKGDEFVLLAGLSEAKIKEVKKYALEQNITIIRNRVNELGVAEPLVQQQGAERIVVELPGIQDTARAKEILGATATLEFHMVDETADIQAAADGRVPPSSKVYNDRNGRPVVLQKRIILTGDHIVGAQSGFDEYSRPQVNIKLDGQGGNKMANFTKDNVGKGMATVFIEYKPVGQPGPDGKRKFRKQEEVINVATIQSRLGSQFRITGIDNANEAHNLALLLRAGALIAPIQIVEERTIGPSLGQQNIDSGMEAIGWAMLVIVLFMGIYYRAFGWVANIALTMNLVLIVGIMSMIPGATMTLPGIAGIVLTLGMAVDANVLIYERIREEIRNGRGVQQAIHLGFDRAFSTIADSNVTSLITCVILFGIGTGAIKGFALTLGIGLSASMFTAITVSRAIINLAWGGRRLDKLPI